The following are encoded together in the Callithrix jacchus isolate 240 chromosome 19, calJac240_pri, whole genome shotgun sequence genome:
- the GJC2 gene encoding gap junction gamma-2 protein, producing MTNMSWSFLTRLLEEIHNHSTFVGKVWLTVLVVFRIVLTAVGGEAIYSDEQAKFTCNTRQPGCDNVCYDAFAPLSHVRFWVFQIVVISTPSVMYLGYAVHRLARASEQERRRALRRRPGPRRAPRAHLPPPHAGWPEPTDLGEEEPMLGLGEEEEEEEPGAAEGAAEDAEEAGAEDACAKGAGADGKAAGTPGPAGQHDGRRRIQREGLMRVYVAQLVARAAFEVAFLVGQYLLYGFEVRPFFPCSRRPCPHVVDCFVSRPTEKTVFLLVMYVVSCLCLLLNLCEMAHLGLGSAQDAVRGRRGPPAPAPNPAPRPPPCAFPAAAAGLACPPDYSLVVRAAERARAHDQNLANLALQALRDGAATGDRDRDTSPCAGLPAASRAPPRAGAPASGTGSATSAGTVGDQGRPGAHERPGAKPRAGSEKGSASSRDGKTTVWI from the coding sequence ATGACCAACATGAGCTGGAGCTTCCTAACGCGGCTGCTGGAGGAGATCCACAACCACTCCACCTTCGTGGGCAAGGTGTGGCTCACGGTGCTGGTGGTCTTCCGCATCGTCCTGACGGCCGTGGGCGGCGAGGCCATCTACTCCGACGAGCAGGCCAAGTTCACCTGCAACACGCGGCAGCCGGGCTGCGACAACGTCTGCTACGACGCCTTCGCGCCCCTCTCGCACGTGCGCTTTTGGGTCTTCCAGATCGTGGTCATCTCCACGCCCTCGGTCATGTACCTGGGCTACGCGGTGCACCGCCTGGCCCGCGCGTCTGAGCAGGAGCGGCGCCGCGCCCTCCGCCGCCGCCCCGGGCCCCGCCGCGCGCCCCGGGCGCACCTGCCGCCCCCGCACGCGGGCTGGCCCGAGCCGACCGACCTGGGCGAGGAGGAGCCCATGCTGGGCCTgggcgaggaggaggaggaggaggagccgggGGCGGCTGAGGGCGCCGCCGAGGACGCGGAGGAGGCTGGCGCGGAGGACGCGTGCGCCAAGGGTGCCGGCGCAGACGGGAAGGCGGCGGGGACCCCGGGCCCGGCGGGGCAGCACGACGGGCGGAGGCGCATCCAGAGGGAGGGCCTAATGCGCGTGTACGTGGCCCAGCTGGTGGCCAGGGCGGCCTTTGAGGTGGCCTTCCTCGTGGGCCAGTACCTGCTGTACGGCTTCGAGGTGCGGCCGTTCTTCCCCTGCAGCCGCCGGCCCTGCCCGCACGTGGTGGACTGCTTCGTGTCGCGCCCTACTGAGAAGACGGTCTTCCTGCTGGTCATGTACGTGGTCAGCTGCCTGTGCCTGCTGCTCAACCTCTGCGAGATGGCCCACCTGGGCCTGGGCAGCGCGCAGGACGCCGTGCGCGGCCGCCGCGGCCCCCCGGCCCCCGCCCCCAACCCCGCGCCGCGGCCCCCGCCGTGCGCCTTCCCAGCCGCGGCCGCCGGCCTGGCCTGCCCGCCCGACTACAGCCTGGTGGTGCGGGCGGCCGAGCGCGCTCGGGCGCACGACCAGAACCTGGCAAACCTGGCCCTGCAGGCGCTGCGCGACGGGGCGGCGACCGGGGACCGCGACCGGGACACTTCGCCGTGCGCGGGCCTCCCTGCGGCCTCCCGGGCGCCCCCAAGGGCGGGCGCTCCCGCGTCTGGAACTGGCAGTGCTACCTCTGCGGGCACCGTCGGGGACCAGGGCCGGCCTGGCGCCCACGAACGCCCAGGAGCCAAGCCCAGGGCAGGCTCTGAGAAGGGCAGCGCCAGCAGCAGGGACGGGAAGACCACCGTGTGGATCTGA